One window from the genome of Aquabacterium sp. A3 encodes:
- a CDS encoding AraC family transcriptional regulator, with protein MLAPAVDPEFRRLYIRDAIQGMVPHTLVAVLSSHLQQHGVDPATVLPAEALKPGAHHLGRMPAEAFCQWLLRAAERLNDPLLGLHLGQHIQPAHLGALGYVLLACDSLGAALLRIQRYHRLLNDINPIQHHVEDGCMVLQWGVSRGRPGALFDETGITAIVQFARVLIGQAMPVRGVDFVNPPPGPASQAQFHAYFGASVRWNQPVTRLLIPMALLQTRLHQPDPVLRGLLEAQVDAALAHLPEPGDLVELTRRVVRQLAPHGMPELDRVAAELQLSPRVLYRRLAERGHRFRSLRDGALKELAELHLSDLRLTLAEVSELLGYTEQSAFSRAFRRWSGVSPMQWRRQGQGAT; from the coding sequence ATGCTGGCCCCCGCCGTCGATCCAGAGTTCCGCCGCCTGTACATCCGAGATGCCATCCAGGGCATGGTGCCGCACACCTTGGTGGCCGTGCTGAGCAGTCACCTGCAGCAGCACGGCGTGGACCCCGCCACCGTGCTGCCCGCCGAGGCCCTGAAGCCTGGCGCGCATCATCTCGGGCGCATGCCCGCTGAGGCCTTCTGTCAATGGCTGCTGCGGGCGGCCGAGCGGCTGAACGACCCGCTGTTGGGGCTGCACCTGGGCCAGCACATCCAGCCCGCCCATTTGGGTGCGCTGGGCTATGTGCTGCTGGCCTGCGACAGCCTCGGGGCCGCGCTGTTGCGCATCCAGCGCTACCACCGCCTGCTGAACGACATCAACCCCATTCAGCACCATGTCGAAGATGGGTGCATGGTGCTGCAGTGGGGCGTGAGCCGGGGCCGGCCGGGGGCGCTGTTCGACGAAACCGGGATCACCGCGATCGTGCAGTTTGCGCGGGTGCTCATCGGCCAGGCGATGCCCGTGCGTGGCGTGGACTTTGTCAACCCGCCGCCCGGCCCGGCGTCACAGGCCCAGTTTCACGCGTACTTTGGTGCGTCGGTGCGCTGGAATCAGCCGGTGACCCGGCTGCTCATCCCCATGGCGCTGCTGCAAACCCGGTTGCATCAGCCCGACCCGGTGCTGCGGGGCTTGCTGGAAGCGCAGGTGGATGCCGCACTGGCCCACCTGCCAGAACCAGGCGACCTGGTGGAGCTGACACGGCGGGTTGTGAGGCAATTGGCGCCGCACGGCATGCCCGAACTGGATCGGGTGGCGGCGGAGCTGCAGCTGTCGCCGAGGGTGCTGTACCGCCGACTGGCTGAGCGTGGCCATCGGTTTCGCAGTCTGCGAGACGGGGCGCTCAAAGAGCTGGCCGAGCTGCACCTGTCGGATCTTCGGCTGACGTTGGCCGAAGTCAGCGAGCTGCTGGGCTACACCGAACAAAGCGCGTTTTCACGCGCC